A part of Microbulbifer sp. MI-G genomic DNA contains:
- a CDS encoding DUF262 domain-containing protein, translating to MTDKTELSIKGESIQSLYGSYIKETFFVNRRYQRKLVWTVEEKRSFVDSIINGYPVPLILLAEVTTEKGRKLEIIDGMQRMNALMSFIDQEFDIDGSYFNLDTMADTKFLKDAGRIAQKGTSLDRETCAEIARYQIPLSVFQESGDSHIDEVFRRLNSGGRHLSKQELRQAGAISKFASIVRKLASNVRGDSSASDILDLNSMKNIRACSH from the coding sequence CATACATTAAAGAAACATTTTTTGTGAATCGAAGGTACCAAAGAAAGCTGGTATGGACGGTCGAAGAAAAAAGATCATTTGTTGATTCGATAATTAACGGATATCCTGTCCCTTTAATTTTGTTGGCGGAAGTTACTACGGAAAAAGGGCGCAAGTTAGAAATAATTGATGGCATGCAAAGAATGAATGCTTTGATGTCTTTTATTGATCAAGAATTTGATATTGATGGATCATATTTCAACCTGGATACAATGGCTGATACAAAGTTTTTAAAGGATGCTGGAAGAATTGCACAAAAGGGTACGTCTCTAGATAGAGAGACTTGTGCTGAAATCGCGAGATATCAAATTCCACTGTCGGTATTTCAGGAGTCGGGTGATAGTCATATCGACGAGGTGTTTAGAAGATTGAACTCTGGTGGGCGGCACCTTTCCAAGCAGGAGCTACGACAAGCCGGAGCTATAAGTAAGTTTGCTTCAATTGTTAGAAAGCTAGCGAGTAATGTACGAGGAGATTCAAGTGCTTCAGATATTCTCGATCTTAATTCAATGAAAAATATTAGGGCCTGTTCACACTAA